In Mycolicibacterium aromaticivorans JS19b1 = JCM 16368, a genomic segment contains:
- a CDS encoding ParA family protein, translated as MTAVVVCHSRKGGVGKSFLAYELAFLLDAVLVDLEHDGGGVTAKWGYRPQDHPRARLLDALEPGAPAPRPMRGFKKPALIPGHPDLYDHQPDANTMADALTKWAQEWDTDWIVVDTHPGASPAAHGALAVANIVLAPTALRTAELDATAELVNEIADYPLVIVPNFVPTTPPAAEIQRLRTIIDGTPVQVAPPIPTALHVGTRKKRIAITAEAPPAKSLQKVATALNDLSTFVKEYVHG; from the coding sequence ATGACAGCTGTCGTCGTCTGCCACTCCCGCAAAGGGGGGGTTGGCAAGTCGTTTTTGGCCTACGAACTGGCCTTTCTTCTCGATGCCGTCCTTGTCGACCTTGAACACGACGGTGGGGGAGTCACAGCAAAATGGGGATATCGCCCCCAAGACCATCCCCGCGCCCGTCTTCTGGATGCGCTAGAACCAGGCGCCCCAGCGCCGCGACCCATGCGCGGCTTCAAGAAGCCAGCCCTTATCCCTGGCCATCCCGATCTCTACGACCACCAACCCGACGCCAACACCATGGCCGACGCGCTGACAAAGTGGGCGCAGGAATGGGATACGGACTGGATCGTCGTCGACACTCACCCCGGAGCAAGCCCGGCTGCCCACGGCGCCCTGGCGGTCGCCAACATCGTCCTGGCGCCCACCGCGCTGCGTACCGCCGAGCTCGACGCGACCGCCGAGTTAGTCAATGAGATCGCCGACTACCCGCTGGTCATCGTCCCGAACTTCGTGCCCACCACGCCGCCGGCCGCCGAGATTCAGCGCCTTCGCACCATCATCGACGGCACACCCGTGCAGGTAGCTCCCCCGATTCCAACCGCTCTGCATGTCGGCACCCGCAAAAAGCGCATCGCCATTACCGCCGAAGCACCACCCGCCAAGTCGCTACAAAAGGTCGCTACTGCACTGAACGACCTGAGCACGTTCGTAAAGGAATACGTTCATGGCTGA
- a CDS encoding DNA-methyltransferase, producing MTTSRQVRRMLGEGIVHGDAAELLPRLPEASVDLFFTSPPYADARAYSRIHPDHYVDWFLPYAKEMLAATTETGSMIINIKNRVANRGPLRGQRHPYVYQLVLALQDMGWRWIETYIWAKPNAVPGKFGPRTKDSFEYVYHFAKGGRPYFDLDAVRVPYKADAAEIARRRQDANGRRTTEAGFGRDRTKTYLRGGADPGNVVSVAQTYNQHRGVAHTAAMPEGLAEFFIRCASPADGLVVDPFAGSGTTVVVGRRYGRRALGFELHEHFATEARRRLAADIATDPPAVLHAIGQ from the coding sequence ATGACCACCTCGCGCCAGGTGCGCCGCATGCTGGGCGAGGGAATCGTTCACGGAGATGCCGCCGAACTGCTCCCCCGGCTACCCGAAGCCAGCGTCGATCTCTTCTTCACATCTCCCCCCTACGCCGACGCTCGCGCCTACAGCCGCATACACCCCGACCACTACGTCGACTGGTTCCTGCCCTACGCCAAAGAAATGCTGGCCGCCACCACCGAAACCGGCAGCATGATCATCAACATCAAAAACCGCGTCGCTAACCGGGGCCCGCTTCGTGGCCAACGACACCCCTACGTCTACCAACTGGTCCTGGCGCTCCAAGACATGGGCTGGCGCTGGATCGAGACCTACATTTGGGCCAAACCCAATGCGGTACCAGGCAAATTCGGGCCGCGCACCAAGGATTCGTTCGAGTACGTCTACCACTTCGCCAAAGGCGGCCGCCCCTACTTCGACCTCGACGCGGTGCGCGTCCCCTATAAAGCTGATGCCGCCGAAATCGCCCGCCGGCGCCAAGACGCGAACGGTCGACGCACCACCGAGGCTGGATTCGGCAGAGACCGCACCAAGACCTACCTGCGTGGAGGAGCCGATCCCGGCAACGTCGTGTCCGTCGCCCAGACCTACAACCAACACCGCGGCGTCGCCCACACCGCCGCCATGCCGGAAGGCCTCGCCGAGTTCTTCATCCGCTGCGCCAGCCCCGCCGACGGCCTGGTTGTCGACCCTTTCGCGGGCAGTGGGACCACTGTCGTCGTCGGACGCCGCTACGGCCGCCGGGCCCTCGGGTTCGAGCTGCACGAACACTTCGCCACCGAAGCGCGCCGACGCCTCGCTGCAGACATCGCGACCGACCCACCAGCCGTCCTGCACGCCATCGGCCAGTGA
- a CDS encoding site-specific integrase, with translation MMDVAGPVNRPHRDTDPSVIVADDSLTATEARYVTAARAANTMRGYRSDWAEFTTWCTTTNTASLPAEAAAITGYLTTLAERGAKVGTMSRRLSAIKFAHTVHDLPDPTTNARVLAVWEGIRRTHTTPPEQATPLMPPLLFDVLDACPVTRTWTAPGRPAEPDLAGLRDRALLLVGFVTALRRSELAALDVAHLSDHPNGLVLSIARSKTNQTGEHAELVVAPHGTHPARSPVAALQAWMAAADITDGPVFRPVSKGNRPLPRRLHPESINTLVQNAIARAGIDPRPYSAHSLRAGFVTHAHLRGASDRAIAHQTRHRSLATIGTYVRIHQAWDDNAATQLGL, from the coding sequence ATGATGGACGTCGCCGGCCCGGTCAATCGTCCGCACCGGGACACAGACCCGTCCGTCATCGTCGCGGACGACTCCCTGACCGCCACCGAAGCCCGCTACGTCACCGCAGCCCGCGCCGCCAACACCATGCGCGGCTACCGCTCCGACTGGGCGGAATTCACCACCTGGTGCACCACCACCAACACCGCGTCGCTGCCCGCCGAGGCCGCCGCGATCACCGGCTACCTCACCACTCTCGCCGAGCGCGGCGCCAAAGTCGGCACCATGAGCCGGCGTCTGTCGGCCATCAAATTCGCCCACACCGTGCACGACCTGCCCGACCCCACCACCAACGCCCGCGTCCTTGCGGTCTGGGAAGGCATCCGCCGTACCCACACCACTCCACCCGAGCAAGCGACCCCCCTCATGCCCCCGCTACTGTTCGACGTCCTCGATGCCTGCCCCGTCACCCGCACCTGGACTGCCCCCGGTCGACCCGCCGAACCTGATCTCGCCGGCCTACGAGACCGCGCCCTGCTCCTCGTCGGATTCGTCACCGCTCTGCGCCGCAGCGAACTCGCCGCGCTCGATGTCGCTCACCTAAGCGACCATCCCAACGGCCTGGTCCTGTCCATCGCTCGCTCCAAAACCAACCAGACCGGAGAACACGCCGAACTCGTCGTCGCCCCGCACGGCACCCACCCCGCCCGATCCCCGGTGGCCGCGCTACAGGCCTGGATGGCGGCCGCCGACATCACCGACGGACCCGTGTTCCGCCCCGTTTCGAAAGGCAACCGACCCCTGCCCCGACGGCTGCACCCCGAATCCATCAACACCCTGGTCCAAAATGCCATCGCCCGGGCCGGCATCGACCCCCGCCCCTACAGCGCCCACAGCCTGCGCGCCGGTTTCGTCACCCACGCCCACCTGCGCGGAGCCTCCGATCGCGCCATCGCCCACCAAACCCGCCATCGATCCCTGGCCACCATCGGCACCTACGTGCGAATCCACCAGGCCTGGGACGACAACGCCGCCACCCAACTCGGATTGTGA
- a CDS encoding AAA family ATPase, with translation MTTATGPRLVSLEVRGFRAFGTEARTLQLDAPLVVVHAGNSQGKTSFAEAIEFLISGLSSRRDMLGGSKAEYHDSLRNAHLPAADTNVYVAAVIRDAAGITHEVRRELLCDFGQGTECDSRLLIDGVEADNLDQVGFPLADPPVRAPVLLQHTLRHVLSTEPKQRVGYFKALLSLTDLDRFRERVRAARGRVEAEQPGSALRQLGTLAGTPAASTSDSFTILVKKPITAEAAATAVERALLDAGNAVLDRRGDPDGPARIVDLDELRAALAAALEDQREQAFPLSAFTVEPPPGQAPTPPDLDPYRAALAGVDEHVAQHTPVFEAVLAVDEYATLDHPVDCPVCGTGDALTPDRLAVLREHLRRTQSLTDTARSSIDALADARRDLDQLVAAATRSAPAAARWSAEQLTRATDGLRDLGLDPALAADAHARTGELTDAVTTVTTAATTVRGAVEHAGDAIAGRHPVNGDLTEGCASLAAALAHLTTVSTRYAETAMALRAAVDAVTRDRTALSGLREVADLLNRRAELVADVVTEATRQQTIRRLNTAEKALNTAAGAVLDTRFTQMSDTITKWWTTIRPDELVGFGGIKRRAGGTLFVNLVADLRIDLLSTPVTREALGVYSDSQLNALGLSIFLARTELLGSRVVVLDDPIPGSDSDHRLTFVQDTLAELLNAGVQVIVSTFDGKLAEWAYSSHGSSSNGLSYRLDLIDVIAGPESTQTADAFGQLMLEAQESLNSPTAKGRRSACNTLRSAAERLAKQIIATNLTQNGTPTSVADVKSKNLGDLLPRVLPLVVGGNAEQGQWKLFPKVLNPGSHDDDVPSSGELKQTAKNLRKIAKAHQNHWPGGLLQ, from the coding sequence ATGACCACGGCCACCGGCCCGCGTCTGGTATCGCTCGAGGTCCGCGGCTTCCGGGCCTTCGGCACCGAGGCCCGTACCCTGCAACTCGACGCGCCCCTGGTGGTCGTGCACGCCGGCAACAGTCAAGGCAAGACGAGCTTTGCCGAGGCCATCGAATTCCTCATCAGCGGTCTCAGCAGCCGCCGCGACATGCTCGGCGGGTCGAAAGCCGAGTATCACGACAGCCTGCGCAACGCTCATCTCCCGGCCGCCGACACCAATGTCTACGTCGCCGCGGTGATCCGCGACGCTGCCGGCATCACGCATGAGGTCCGCCGCGAACTGCTCTGCGACTTCGGACAAGGCACCGAATGCGACAGCCGCCTGCTCATCGACGGTGTCGAAGCCGACAACCTCGATCAAGTCGGCTTTCCCTTGGCCGACCCGCCGGTGCGCGCACCGGTGCTCTTACAGCACACCCTGCGCCACGTGCTATCCACCGAACCCAAGCAACGCGTCGGCTACTTCAAGGCACTGCTCTCGCTCACCGACCTCGACCGGTTCCGCGAGCGCGTGCGCGCCGCGCGCGGCCGTGTCGAGGCCGAACAACCAGGCAGTGCACTACGGCAGTTAGGAACCCTCGCCGGAACTCCAGCCGCTTCGACGAGCGATTCGTTCACCATCCTGGTCAAGAAGCCCATCACCGCAGAGGCGGCCGCCACCGCCGTCGAGCGCGCCCTGCTGGACGCCGGCAACGCCGTCCTAGACCGCCGCGGTGATCCCGACGGACCCGCCCGCATCGTCGATCTCGACGAACTCCGCGCTGCCCTCGCCGCGGCATTAGAAGACCAACGGGAACAAGCGTTCCCACTCTCGGCGTTCACCGTCGAGCCGCCACCCGGTCAAGCGCCAACACCACCGGATCTCGACCCCTACCGCGCTGCTTTGGCTGGTGTCGACGAGCATGTCGCTCAGCACACCCCGGTATTCGAAGCGGTCCTGGCCGTCGACGAGTACGCCACCCTGGACCACCCCGTCGACTGCCCAGTCTGCGGAACCGGCGACGCCTTAACACCCGATCGTCTCGCGGTGTTGCGTGAGCATCTCCGCCGGACCCAATCGCTCACCGACACAGCACGATCGAGCATCGATGCCCTCGCCGACGCCCGCCGCGACCTCGACCAGCTGGTAGCGGCCGCGACACGCTCGGCACCGGCTGCTGCCCGCTGGTCGGCCGAACAACTGACCCGTGCCACCGACGGTCTGCGTGACCTGGGCCTGGACCCTGCCCTTGCCGCCGACGCCCACGCCCGGACGGGCGAGCTCACCGACGCCGTCACCACCGTCACCACCGCCGCCACGACGGTGCGCGGCGCCGTCGAGCATGCCGGCGATGCCATCGCCGGACGCCACCCCGTCAACGGCGACCTCACTGAGGGTTGTGCAAGCCTTGCCGCCGCCCTGGCGCACCTCACGACGGTCAGCACCCGTTACGCCGAGACCGCCATGGCGCTGCGCGCGGCGGTCGACGCGGTCACCCGCGACCGCACCGCCCTCAGCGGTCTCCGAGAGGTCGCCGACCTGCTAAACCGTCGTGCCGAACTGGTCGCCGACGTCGTGACCGAGGCCACCCGACAACAGACCATCCGGCGCCTCAACACCGCCGAAAAGGCCTTGAACACAGCGGCCGGCGCTGTCCTGGATACGCGTTTCACCCAGATGAGCGACACCATCACCAAGTGGTGGACCACCATCCGCCCCGACGAACTCGTCGGCTTCGGCGGCATCAAACGCCGAGCCGGCGGAACTCTGTTCGTCAACCTCGTCGCCGACCTGCGCATCGACCTGCTCAGCACGCCGGTGACGCGGGAAGCCCTCGGCGTCTACAGCGACTCGCAACTCAATGCCCTGGGCCTGTCGATCTTCCTGGCCCGCACCGAACTCCTGGGGTCACGTGTGGTGGTTCTGGACGACCCCATCCCCGGCAGCGACTCCGATCATCGGCTCACTTTCGTCCAGGACACCTTGGCCGAACTACTCAACGCCGGTGTCCAGGTCATCGTCAGCACCTTCGACGGCAAGCTCGCAGAATGGGCCTACTCCAGCCACGGCAGCAGCAGCAACGGGCTGTCCTACCGACTCGATCTGATCGACGTGATCGCCGGTCCGGAGTCCACCCAGACCGCCGATGCCTTCGGCCAGCTCATGCTCGAAGCGCAAGAAAGCCTCAACTCCCCCACCGCGAAGGGCCGCCGCTCGGCCTGCAACACCCTGCGGTCGGCCGCCGAACGTCTGGCCAAGCAGATCATCGCCACCAACCTCACGCAGAACGGCACGCCTACCTCCGTCGCCGACGTCAAGTCCAAGAATCTCGGTGACCTCCTTCCCCGAGTGCTGCCCCTGGTCGTCGGCGGCAACGCTGAACAAGGACAATGGAAGCTGTTCCCCAAGGTGCTCAACCCCGGCAGTCATGACGACGACGTCCCCTCATCCGGGGAACTCAAGCAAACCGCCAAGAACCTCCGCAAAATCGCCAAGGCCCACCAAAACCATTGGCCGGGTGGACTTTTGCAATGA